The following coding sequences are from one Kosakonia sp. H02 window:
- the ftsA gene encoding cell division protein FtsA, translating into MIKATDRKLVVGLEIGTAKVAALVGEVLPDGIVNIIGVGSCPSRGMDKGGVNDLESVVKCVQRAIDQAELMADCQISSVYLALSGKHISCQNEIGMVPISEEEVTQEDVENVVHTAKSVRVRDEHRVLHVIPQEYAIDYQEGIKNPVGLSGVRMQAKVHLITCHNDMAKNIVKAVERCGLKVDQLIFAGLASSYSVLTEDERELGVCVVDIGGGTMDMAVYTGGALRHTKVIPYAGNVVTSDIAYAFGTPPSDAEAIKVRHGCALGSLVGKDESVEVPSVGGRPPRSLQRQTLADVIEPRYAELLNLVNDEILQLQEQLRQQGVKHHLAAGIVLTGGAAQMEGLAACAQRVFHTQVRIGAPLNITGLTDYAQEPYYSTAVGLLHYGKETHLSGEAEVEKRTSVGSWFKRINSWLRKEF; encoded by the coding sequence ATGATCAAGGCGACGGACAGAAAACTGGTAGTAGGGCTGGAGATTGGCACCGCGAAGGTCGCCGCTTTAGTAGGGGAAGTTCTGCCCGACGGTATTGTGAATATCATTGGCGTAGGCAGTTGCCCATCCCGCGGGATGGACAAAGGCGGAGTGAACGATCTGGAGTCGGTGGTGAAATGCGTACAGCGCGCCATCGATCAGGCCGAACTGATGGCCGATTGCCAGATCTCCTCGGTCTACCTTGCGCTCTCGGGGAAACATATTAGTTGCCAAAACGAAATTGGTATGGTGCCGATTTCAGAAGAAGAAGTGACGCAGGAAGATGTGGAGAACGTAGTGCATACCGCCAAATCGGTGCGTGTACGTGATGAACACCGCGTTTTGCATGTTATTCCGCAGGAGTACGCCATTGACTACCAGGAGGGGATTAAAAACCCGGTAGGTCTGTCCGGCGTACGTATGCAGGCGAAGGTTCACCTGATTACCTGCCATAACGATATGGCGAAAAACATCGTTAAAGCCGTTGAACGATGTGGTTTGAAAGTTGACCAACTTATTTTCGCCGGACTGGCGTCCAGCTACTCCGTATTGACGGAAGATGAGCGCGAATTGGGTGTCTGCGTCGTCGATATCGGCGGTGGTACAATGGACATGGCGGTTTACACCGGCGGCGCGCTGCGTCACACCAAAGTTATCCCGTATGCGGGGAATGTGGTGACCAGCGATATCGCTTACGCTTTCGGGACGCCGCCGAGCGATGCAGAGGCGATTAAAGTTCGCCACGGTTGCGCGCTGGGTTCCCTGGTCGGCAAAGACGAAAGCGTCGAAGTACCGAGCGTGGGCGGCCGTCCGCCGCGTAGTCTGCAACGCCAGACGCTTGCAGATGTGATTGAGCCGCGCTACGCGGAGTTACTCAATCTGGTGAATGACGAGATTTTGCAGTTGCAGGAGCAGCTTCGCCAGCAGGGCGTGAAACATCACCTCGCGGCGGGGATTGTGTTGACAGGAGGCGCGGCGCAAATGGAAGGCCTGGCGGCCTGCGCACAGCGTGTATTCCATACGCAGGTGCGTATTGGTGCGCCTCTTAATATTACTGGCTTAACTGATTACGCCCAGGAGCCGTATTATTCTACGGCGGTGGGGCTGCTGCACTACGGGAAAGAGACCCATTTAAGTGGTGAAGCGGAAGTAGAAAAGCGTACGTCAGTCGGCTCGTGGTTCAAACGAATCAACAGCTGGCTGCGAAAAGAGTTTTAA
- the ftsQ gene encoding cell division protein FtsQ gives MSQAALNTRNREAEAVTTSRRNNGTRLAGILFLLTVLCTVLVSGWVVLGWMDDAQRLPLSKLVLTGERHYTRNDDIRQSILALGAPGTFMTQDVNIIQSQIERLPWIKQASVRKQWPDELKIHLVEYVPIARWNDQHMVDADGNAFSVPAERTSNQILPMLYGPEGSESEVLQGYRDMGQVLAKDKFTLKEAAMTARRSWQLTLSNDIKLNLGRGDTMKRLSRFVELYPVLQQQAQTDGKAISYVDLRYDSGAAVGWKAAPVQEPNQQQNQAQQNQAQAEQQ, from the coding sequence ATGTCTCAGGCTGCGCTGAATACACGAAATCGCGAAGCGGAGGCCGTAACGACCTCCCGCCGCAACAATGGAACGCGCCTTGCAGGCATTCTGTTCCTGTTGACGGTGTTGTGCACCGTGTTAGTGAGCGGCTGGGTGGTGTTAGGTTGGATGGATGATGCGCAACGTTTGCCGTTGTCGAAGCTGGTATTAACCGGCGAGCGTCATTACACCCGTAACGACGATATTCGTCAGTCGATACTGGCATTGGGCGCGCCTGGCACCTTTATGACCCAGGACGTCAACATTATTCAGAGCCAGATTGAACGTCTGCCGTGGATCAAGCAGGCGAGCGTCAGAAAGCAGTGGCCAGACGAATTGAAGATTCATCTGGTTGAATATGTGCCCATTGCGCGGTGGAATGACCAGCACATGGTTGATGCGGATGGCAATGCCTTTAGCGTACCGGCGGAGCGAACCAGTAACCAGATTTTACCGATGCTGTACGGCCCTGAAGGCAGCGAAAGCGAAGTTTTGCAGGGATACCGCGACATGGGGCAGGTGCTGGCAAAGGATAAGTTCACGTTAAAAGAAGCGGCGATGACCGCGCGGCGCTCCTGGCAATTAACGTTGAGCAATGACATCAAGCTCAACCTGGGCCGTGGCGATACGATGAAACGTCTTTCGCGCTTTGTAGAACTTTACCCGGTTTTGCAGCAGCAGGCGCAGACGGATGGCAAAGCGATTAGCTACGTGGATTTACGCTATGACTCAGGTGCGGCTGTAGGCTGGAAAGCAGCCCCTGTTCAGGAACCGAATCAGCAGCAAAATCAGGCACAACAGAATCAGGCACAGGCAGAGCAACAATGA